The following proteins are encoded in a genomic region of Sebastes fasciatus isolate fSebFas1 chromosome 12, fSebFas1.pri, whole genome shotgun sequence:
- the LOC141778481 gene encoding membrane-spanning 4-domains subfamily A member 15-like isoform X2 translates to MSVTMTKAEGITVITLTSDPQSFCPPLCQIFKGLCYSPVLCSVSQHLRRVQRNSQSVLGALHIMVGLLNIGLGAILCSSRSGSWYQMDSTLFPFWLGGLFMLFGTICILSEKCPSPCLVILNVILNLAGVAIAIAAIVLYSINMANIYMWWMCDDDHYNYYSGYRHTTTTPPPREDIMKEKCLEGKELVLMLLRSMNAVLIVLSALELCLVISSAVLGIKALRSREDGEKKIGDPELYKPLLEEVTSNPAA, encoded by the exons ATGTCTGTGACCATGACCAAGGCTGAGGGGATCACTGTGAtcactttgacctctgacccccaaAGTTTTTGTCCTCCACTGTGCCAAATCTTCAAAGGCCTCTGCTACAGCCCCgtgctctgctctgtgtctcaGCACCTGAGGAGGGTCCAGAGAAATTCTCAGTCCGTTCTGGGG GCTCTGCACATCATGGTTGGGTTGCTCAACATCGGCCTTGGAGCGATCCTCTGTAGCAGTCGAAGTGGCTCTTGGTATCAAATGGATAGTACCTTGTTTCCTTTTTGGTTGGGAGGATTG TTCATGCTGTTTGGCACTATTTGCATTTTGTCTGAGAAGTGCCCGAGTCCATGTCTG GTCATCCTCAATGTGATCCTGAATCTAGCGGGAGTTGCTATAGCCATTGCAGCCATCGTACTCTACAGCATCAATATGGCAAACATATACATGTGGTGGATGTGTGACGATGATCATTATAATTACTATTCAGGCTACAGACACACTACTACGACTCCACCTCCTAGGGAGGACATCATGAAGGAGAAATGCCTTGAGGGCAAAGAACTGGTTCTG ATGCTGTTGAGAAGCATGAATGCTGTGCTGATTGTCCTGTCAGCCCTGGAGCTCTGCCTCGTCATCAGCTCTGCCGTCCTGGGGATCAAGGCTCTGAGGAGCCGTGAGGACGGAGAAAAGAAG ATTGGTGACCCAGAACTCTACAAACCACTGCTGGAGGAAGTCACCAGTAACCCCGCGGCCTAA
- the LOC141778481 gene encoding membrane-spanning 4-domains subfamily A member 15-like isoform X1 has translation MSVTMTKAEGITVITLTSDPQSFCPPLCQIFKGLCYSPVLCSVSQHLRRVQRNSQSVLGALHIMVGLLNIGLGAILCSSRSGSWYQMDSTLFPFWLGGLFMLFGTICILSEKCPSPCLVILNVILNLAGVAIAIAAIVLYSINMANIYMWWMCDDDHYNYYSGYRHTTTTPPPREDIMKEKCLEGKELVLMLLRSMNAVLIVLSALELCLVISSAVLGIKALRSREDGEKKKIGDPELYKPLLEEVTSNPAA, from the exons ATGTCTGTGACCATGACCAAGGCTGAGGGGATCACTGTGAtcactttgacctctgacccccaaAGTTTTTGTCCTCCACTGTGCCAAATCTTCAAAGGCCTCTGCTACAGCCCCgtgctctgctctgtgtctcaGCACCTGAGGAGGGTCCAGAGAAATTCTCAGTCCGTTCTGGGG GCTCTGCACATCATGGTTGGGTTGCTCAACATCGGCCTTGGAGCGATCCTCTGTAGCAGTCGAAGTGGCTCTTGGTATCAAATGGATAGTACCTTGTTTCCTTTTTGGTTGGGAGGATTG TTCATGCTGTTTGGCACTATTTGCATTTTGTCTGAGAAGTGCCCGAGTCCATGTCTG GTCATCCTCAATGTGATCCTGAATCTAGCGGGAGTTGCTATAGCCATTGCAGCCATCGTACTCTACAGCATCAATATGGCAAACATATACATGTGGTGGATGTGTGACGATGATCATTATAATTACTATTCAGGCTACAGACACACTACTACGACTCCACCTCCTAGGGAGGACATCATGAAGGAGAAATGCCTTGAGGGCAAAGAACTGGTTCTG ATGCTGTTGAGAAGCATGAATGCTGTGCTGATTGTCCTGTCAGCCCTGGAGCTCTGCCTCGTCATCAGCTCTGCCGTCCTGGGGATCAAGGCTCTGAGGAGCCGTGAGGACGGAGAAAAGAAG AAGATTGGTGACCCAGAACTCTACAAACCACTGCTGGAGGAAGTCACCAGTAACCCCGCGGCCTAA